Proteins from a single region of Bdellovibrio bacteriovorus HD100:
- a CDS encoding HAD family hydrolase gives MKYKDYSTDIWNRINTTLDQVLKQDSAPVAAFDADGTLWDTDLGETFFHHQIDNKLVTLPPQPWEHYENMKAADPRKAYLWLAQICQGQKLEQVHQWAIDAVKGHFPVPVFLEQKKLIDLFVSRGVKVYIITASVKWAVEPGAEMMGLTKDDVLGVETHVDNGVISDRQKGTITYREGKVEALLQATGGKKPFFASGNTMGDYNLLQSATHLSLAVSAASRDDKLFKTEKELQENAEKFSWLSHRFI, from the coding sequence ATGAAATACAAAGACTATTCCACCGACATTTGGAACCGCATAAATACGACACTGGACCAAGTTTTAAAACAGGATTCTGCACCTGTGGCCGCCTTTGATGCGGATGGTACTTTGTGGGATACCGATCTTGGGGAAACTTTCTTCCATCACCAGATTGACAACAAACTTGTGACTCTTCCGCCACAGCCGTGGGAACACTACGAAAACATGAAAGCTGCGGATCCGCGCAAAGCCTACCTTTGGCTAGCCCAAATCTGCCAGGGGCAAAAACTTGAGCAGGTGCACCAGTGGGCCATCGATGCGGTCAAAGGTCACTTCCCGGTTCCTGTTTTTCTGGAACAGAAAAAATTAATTGATCTGTTTGTTTCCAGGGGTGTGAAAGTTTACATCATCACCGCTTCGGTAAAATGGGCGGTGGAACCCGGCGCAGAAATGATGGGACTGACTAAAGATGACGTTCTGGGTGTGGAAACGCATGTGGATAACGGCGTGATCAGCGACCGCCAAAAAGGCACGATCACCTATCGCGAGGGCAAGGTGGAAGCCCTTCTGCAAGCCACCGGCGGAAAAAAGCCGTTCTTCGCCTCAGGAAACACCATGGGTGATTACAATCTGCTGCAGTCAGCGACGCATCTGAGTCTGGCCGTCAGCGCCGCCTCCCGTGATGACAAACTTTTCAAAACCGAAAAGGAGCTGCAGGAGAACGCTGAAAAGTTCTCCTGGCTGTCCCATCGCTTTATCTAA
- a CDS encoding glycerol-3-phosphate dehydrogenase/oxidase — protein MKNFSFANRIQNINKMKSQDFDLVIIGGGINGAGVARDASARGMRVALIEARDFASGTSSKSSKLIHGGIRYLENMEFKLVFEALNERGRLFEMAPHLVHPLRFMIPLYQESRVGMGKMGLGMWLYDALSLFQAPEMHERLDAQASMERMPAIRPNNLLGSYIYSDAYMDDDRLVHETMRSANENGALCVNYVKATGVTFGPDGKIQAVKCEDQHSKEKFTIKARHVISSVGPWTDELGENIFKDWKKILRPTKGIHLTLPKHRLPLTSAVVMGAEKSDRIVFGIPRHEMIIIGTTDTDFKESPENVTTTPEDVKYLLSITDHYFPGANLTAHDIIASYAGVRPLVADGSSSEGKTSREHTILSDDRGITFVAGGKYTTYRLMCEQTVKAALKFFTFEERVTWGKSDTVKPLNPYTSIDAFQQAKVQADLWARETGHSVEDMRLLAERYGMEGEEILNKYSADMTYWQLEAAQAIDSTMCLHMRDFFARRVPLFLADRNHGVKHMEEIGKVFQEKLGWNEARLKEEMHMLTEYMAREVEWKKHF, from the coding sequence ATGAAGAATTTCTCCTTCGCAAACAGAATTCAAAATATCAACAAGATGAAATCCCAGGATTTTGATCTCGTGATAATCGGGGGAGGAATCAACGGGGCGGGTGTGGCGCGGGATGCTTCGGCACGCGGTATGCGAGTGGCTTTGATCGAAGCCCGTGACTTTGCCTCTGGCACGTCGTCGAAATCCTCAAAGCTTATTCACGGTGGCATTCGTTATCTGGAAAACATGGAATTCAAACTTGTTTTCGAGGCCCTGAATGAACGAGGCCGCCTGTTTGAAATGGCCCCGCATCTGGTGCATCCACTGCGTTTTATGATTCCGCTTTATCAGGAAAGCCGCGTGGGCATGGGGAAGATGGGTCTTGGCATGTGGCTTTATGATGCGCTGTCATTGTTCCAGGCTCCAGAGATGCATGAGCGACTGGATGCCCAAGCCTCGATGGAACGCATGCCGGCGATTCGTCCCAATAATTTGCTGGGTTCCTACATTTATTCCGACGCCTACATGGACGATGATCGTCTGGTTCATGAAACCATGAGATCGGCCAATGAAAACGGTGCGCTTTGTGTGAACTATGTGAAAGCCACCGGGGTGACTTTCGGTCCGGATGGAAAAATTCAGGCCGTGAAGTGTGAAGATCAGCACTCTAAAGAAAAATTCACGATCAAAGCCCGTCACGTGATCAGCAGTGTGGGTCCGTGGACCGATGAATTGGGTGAAAACATTTTTAAGGACTGGAAGAAAATTCTTCGTCCGACCAAAGGCATTCACCTGACATTGCCCAAGCACCGTCTGCCATTGACCAGCGCGGTGGTGATGGGCGCGGAAAAAAGTGATCGCATCGTGTTCGGGATTCCCCGTCATGAGATGATCATAATTGGAACCACTGACACCGACTTTAAGGAATCTCCGGAAAACGTGACAACCACGCCGGAGGATGTGAAGTATCTGCTTTCTATCACAGATCACTATTTCCCGGGCGCCAACCTGACCGCTCACGATATCATCGCCAGCTATGCGGGTGTTCGCCCCTTGGTGGCGGATGGCTCCAGCAGCGAAGGCAAAACCAGCCGCGAGCACACGATTTTGTCCGACGACCGCGGAATCACTTTTGTTGCCGGCGGAAAGTACACCACCTATCGCCTGATGTGCGAACAAACCGTGAAGGCAGCGTTGAAATTCTTTACGTTTGAAGAGCGTGTGACCTGGGGCAAATCCGATACCGTCAAGCCATTGAATCCGTACACCAGCATCGACGCCTTCCAACAGGCCAAGGTTCAGGCGGATCTATGGGCTCGTGAAACGGGACACTCTGTGGAGGACATGCGTTTGCTGGCTGAGCGTTATGGCATGGAAGGCGAAGAGATCCTGAACAAGTATTCCGCTGACATGACCTACTGGCAGCTGGAGGCGGCTCAGGCCATTGATTCAACGATGTGTCTGCATATGCGTGACTTCTTTGCGCGCCGGGTTCCTTTATTCCTGGCCGATCGCAATCACGGTGTGAAACACATGGAGGAAATCGGCAAGGTCTTCCAGGAAAAGCTGGGATGGAACGAAGCCCGTCTGAAGGAAGAAATGCACATGCTGACCGAGTACATGGCCCGTGAAGTGGAATGGAAGAAACACTTCTAA